Proteins encoded in a region of the Colius striatus isolate bColStr4 chromosome 18, bColStr4.1.hap1, whole genome shotgun sequence genome:
- the RBFOX3 gene encoding RNA binding protein fox-1 homolog 3 isoform X1, producing MAQPYPPAQYPPPPQNGIPAEYAPPHPHPTQDYSGQSTVPEHAMTLYTPAQSHAEQPGTDASTQSIAGTQTVPQTDEAAQTDSQQLHSSDNTDKQQPKRLHVSNIPFRFRDPDLRQMFGQFGKILDVEIIFNERGSKGFGFVTFETSTDADRAREKLNGTIVEGRKIEVNNATARVMTNKKAANPYTNGWKLNPVVGAVYGPEFYAVTGFPYPATGTAVAYRGAHLRGRGRAVYNTFRAAPPPPPIPTYGAVVYQDGFYGAEIYGGYAAYRYAQPAAAAAAYSDSYGRVYAAADPYHHTIGPAATYSIGTMASLYRGGYSRFTPY from the exons ATGGCTCAGCCCTACCCTCCGGCCCAgtaccccccacccccccagaACGGGATCCCCGCAGAATACGCGCCGCCGCACCCGCACCCCACACAGGACTACTCGGGGCAAAGCACAGTACCAGAGCACGCCATGACCCTCTAcacaccagcacagagccacGCCGAGCAGCCGGGCACCGACGCCAGCACACAGTCCATAGCAGGGACGCAGACGGTACCG CAGACAGACGAGGCGGCACAGACAGACAGCCAGCAGCTACACTCCTCAGACAACACAGACAAGCAGCAGCCCAAGAGGTTACACGTCTCCAACATCCCCTTCCGATTCCGGGACCCCGATTTGCGGCAAATGTTCGGG CAATTTGGGAAGATCCTGGACGTGGAGATCATTTTCAATGAGCGGGGCTCTAAG GGTTTTGGGTTTGTAACTTTTGAAACTAGCACAGATGCCGACCGGGCACGGGAGAAGCTGAATGGCACCATCGTAGAGGGCCGGAAGATTGAG gTGAACAACGCCACAGCCCGGGTCATGACGAACAAGAAGGCTGCCAACCCTTACACCAACG GCTGGAAGCTGAACCCGGTGGTGGGAGCGGTCTACGGCCCCGAGTTCTACGCAG TAACGGGGTTCCCCTACCCCGCCACGGGGACAGCCGTGGCCTACCGAGGGGCTCACCTACGGGGACGAGGACGTGCCGTCTACAACACTTTCCGAgctgcgccgccgcccccgcccatcCCCACCTACGGCGC ggTCGTCTACCAGGACGGGTTCTACGGAGCCGAGATCTAC gggggttaCGCTGCCTACAGATACgctcagcctgcagcagcagcagcagcgtaCAGCGACAG TTACGGCAGAGTGTACGCCGCGGCAGACCCGTACCACCACACCATCGGCCCCGCCGCCACGTACAGCATCGGCACCATG GCTAGTCTATACCGAGGAGGGTACAGCCGCTTCACTCCCTACTAG
- the RBFOX3 gene encoding RNA binding protein fox-1 homolog 3 isoform X3 translates to MAQPYPPAQYPPPPQNGIPAEYAPPHPHPTQDYSGQSTVPEHAMTLYTPAQSHAEQPGTDASTQSIAGTQTQTDEAAQTDSQQLHSSDNTDKQQPKRLHVSNIPFRFRDPDLRQMFGQFGKILDVEIIFNERGSKGFGFVTFETSTDADRAREKLNGTIVEGRKIEVNNATARVMTNKKAANPYTNGWKLNPVVGAVYGPEFYAGNTGLGPALPWVPPDTGPTQRPAPPHPSLPPAVTGFPYPATGTAVAYRGAHLRGRGRAVYNTFRAAPPPPPIPTYGAVVYQDGFYGAELLQGGYAAYRYAQPAAAAAAYSDSYGRVYAAADPYHHTIGPAATYSIGTMASLYRGGYSRFTPY, encoded by the exons ATGGCTCAGCCCTACCCTCCGGCCCAgtaccccccacccccccagaACGGGATCCCCGCAGAATACGCGCCGCCGCACCCGCACCCCACACAGGACTACTCGGGGCAAAGCACAGTACCAGAGCACGCCATGACCCTCTAcacaccagcacagagccacGCCGAGCAGCCGGGCACCGACGCCAGCACACAGTCCATAGCAGGGACGCAGACG CAGACAGACGAGGCGGCACAGACAGACAGCCAGCAGCTACACTCCTCAGACAACACAGACAAGCAGCAGCCCAAGAGGTTACACGTCTCCAACATCCCCTTCCGATTCCGGGACCCCGATTTGCGGCAAATGTTCGGG CAATTTGGGAAGATCCTGGACGTGGAGATCATTTTCAATGAGCGGGGCTCTAAG GGTTTTGGGTTTGTAACTTTTGAAACTAGCACAGATGCCGACCGGGCACGGGAGAAGCTGAATGGCACCATCGTAGAGGGCCGGAAGATTGAG gTGAACAACGCCACAGCCCGGGTCATGACGAACAAGAAGGCTGCCAACCCTTACACCAACG GCTGGAAGCTGAACCCGGTGGTGGGAGCGGTCTACGGCCCCGAGTTCTACGCAGGTAACACGGGGTTGGGGCCAGCCCTGCCGTGGGTCCCCCCTGACACTGGCCCCACACAGCGCCCGGCCCCAccacatccctccctccctcccgcagTAACGGGGTTCCCCTACCCCGCCACGGGGACAGCCGTGGCCTACCGAGGGGCTCACCTACGGGGACGAGGACGTGCCGTCTACAACACTTTCCGAgctgcgccgccgcccccgcccatcCCCACCTACGGCGC ggTCGTCTACCAGGACGGGTTCTACGGAGCCGAG ctgctgcaggggggttaCGCTGCCTACAGATACgctcagcctgcagcagcagcagcagcgtaCAGCGACAG TTACGGCAGAGTGTACGCCGCGGCAGACCCGTACCACCACACCATCGGCCCCGCCGCCACGTACAGCATCGGCACCATG GCTAGTCTATACCGAGGAGGGTACAGCCGCTTCACTCCCTACTAG
- the RBFOX3 gene encoding RNA binding protein fox-1 homolog 3 isoform X4, with the protein MAQPYPPAQYPPPPQNGIPAEYAPPHPHPTQDYSGQSTVPEHAMTLYTPAQSHAEQPGTDASTQSIAGTQTQTDEAAQTDSQQLHSSDNTDKQQPKRLHVSNIPFRFRDPDLRQMFGQFGKILDVEIIFNERGSKGFGFVTFETSTDADRAREKLNGTIVEGRKIEVNNATARVMTNKKAANPYTNGWKLNPVVGAVYGPEFYAVTGFPYPATGTAVAYRGAHLRGRGRAVYNTFRAAPPPPPIPTYGAVVYQDGFYGAEIYGGYAAYRYAQPAAAAAAYSDSYGRVYAAADPYHHTIGPAATYSIGTMASLYRGGYSRFTPY; encoded by the exons ATGGCTCAGCCCTACCCTCCGGCCCAgtaccccccacccccccagaACGGGATCCCCGCAGAATACGCGCCGCCGCACCCGCACCCCACACAGGACTACTCGGGGCAAAGCACAGTACCAGAGCACGCCATGACCCTCTAcacaccagcacagagccacGCCGAGCAGCCGGGCACCGACGCCAGCACACAGTCCATAGCAGGGACGCAGACG CAGACAGACGAGGCGGCACAGACAGACAGCCAGCAGCTACACTCCTCAGACAACACAGACAAGCAGCAGCCCAAGAGGTTACACGTCTCCAACATCCCCTTCCGATTCCGGGACCCCGATTTGCGGCAAATGTTCGGG CAATTTGGGAAGATCCTGGACGTGGAGATCATTTTCAATGAGCGGGGCTCTAAG GGTTTTGGGTTTGTAACTTTTGAAACTAGCACAGATGCCGACCGGGCACGGGAGAAGCTGAATGGCACCATCGTAGAGGGCCGGAAGATTGAG gTGAACAACGCCACAGCCCGGGTCATGACGAACAAGAAGGCTGCCAACCCTTACACCAACG GCTGGAAGCTGAACCCGGTGGTGGGAGCGGTCTACGGCCCCGAGTTCTACGCAG TAACGGGGTTCCCCTACCCCGCCACGGGGACAGCCGTGGCCTACCGAGGGGCTCACCTACGGGGACGAGGACGTGCCGTCTACAACACTTTCCGAgctgcgccgccgcccccgcccatcCCCACCTACGGCGC ggTCGTCTACCAGGACGGGTTCTACGGAGCCGAGATCTAC gggggttaCGCTGCCTACAGATACgctcagcctgcagcagcagcagcagcgtaCAGCGACAG TTACGGCAGAGTGTACGCCGCGGCAGACCCGTACCACCACACCATCGGCCCCGCCGCCACGTACAGCATCGGCACCATG GCTAGTCTATACCGAGGAGGGTACAGCCGCTTCACTCCCTACTAG
- the RBFOX3 gene encoding RNA binding protein fox-1 homolog 3 isoform X2: MAQPYPPAQYPPPPQNGIPAEYAPPHPHPTQDYSGQSTVPEHAMTLYTPAQSHAEQPGTDASTQSIAGTQTVPTDEAAQTDSQQLHSSDNTDKQQPKRLHVSNIPFRFRDPDLRQMFGQFGKILDVEIIFNERGSKGFGFVTFETSTDADRAREKLNGTIVEGRKIEVNNATARVMTNKKAANPYTNGWKLNPVVGAVYGPEFYAVTGFPYPATGTAVAYRGAHLRGRGRAVYNTFRAAPPPPPIPTYGAVVYQDGFYGAEIYGGYAAYRYAQPAAAAAAYSDSYGRVYAAADPYHHTIGPAATYSIGTMASLYRGGYSRFTPY; the protein is encoded by the exons ATGGCTCAGCCCTACCCTCCGGCCCAgtaccccccacccccccagaACGGGATCCCCGCAGAATACGCGCCGCCGCACCCGCACCCCACACAGGACTACTCGGGGCAAAGCACAGTACCAGAGCACGCCATGACCCTCTAcacaccagcacagagccacGCCGAGCAGCCGGGCACCGACGCCAGCACACAGTCCATAGCAGGGACGCAGACGGTACCG ACAGACGAGGCGGCACAGACAGACAGCCAGCAGCTACACTCCTCAGACAACACAGACAAGCAGCAGCCCAAGAGGTTACACGTCTCCAACATCCCCTTCCGATTCCGGGACCCCGATTTGCGGCAAATGTTCGGG CAATTTGGGAAGATCCTGGACGTGGAGATCATTTTCAATGAGCGGGGCTCTAAG GGTTTTGGGTTTGTAACTTTTGAAACTAGCACAGATGCCGACCGGGCACGGGAGAAGCTGAATGGCACCATCGTAGAGGGCCGGAAGATTGAG gTGAACAACGCCACAGCCCGGGTCATGACGAACAAGAAGGCTGCCAACCCTTACACCAACG GCTGGAAGCTGAACCCGGTGGTGGGAGCGGTCTACGGCCCCGAGTTCTACGCAG TAACGGGGTTCCCCTACCCCGCCACGGGGACAGCCGTGGCCTACCGAGGGGCTCACCTACGGGGACGAGGACGTGCCGTCTACAACACTTTCCGAgctgcgccgccgcccccgcccatcCCCACCTACGGCGC ggTCGTCTACCAGGACGGGTTCTACGGAGCCGAGATCTAC gggggttaCGCTGCCTACAGATACgctcagcctgcagcagcagcagcagcgtaCAGCGACAG TTACGGCAGAGTGTACGCCGCGGCAGACCCGTACCACCACACCATCGGCCCCGCCGCCACGTACAGCATCGGCACCATG GCTAGTCTATACCGAGGAGGGTACAGCCGCTTCACTCCCTACTAG